One genomic segment of Caldimonas brevitalea includes these proteins:
- a CDS encoding ATPase domain-containing protein codes for MDAKRERPPDDRAADLLPTGVQGLDTLLGGGLPVGGLYMVEGVGGAGKTVLAAQTGFRLAAQGHQVLFLTLIAESHGKLLRHLASLSFFDARVVGREFVLLNAFNDLESGGPDALLALVGASLNEHRPALLILDGFRTVRGMVERDVDLAKFLHRLSSLSTATGCTTLLLTPAAGVGSEAEHTVVDGVLELSQFHHSFRTTRLLQVYKLRGRPHLLGQHVFAITRQGVEVYPRLEGQRRSEVAAAPANPEPLELGATLLGQITRQGIRRASITHIVGPPGAGKTLMGLEFLAEGLRRGEKCAVLGFYESPERLLARGDRAGMQLSQAVASGGLSVLWHAPIELSLDRLALELFDDITARGVQRVFIDGLDGLLAGAPHPERAQPFMAALTNELRIRGVTTCMTQELAFLDQLGGPVRRLYMSPLYENIVWMRYDAARAQMRRLVSLLKLRESPYDPVIWQFHIAETGFVLDGPADDPPAGPDAAGTPDDTGTPE; via the coding sequence ATGGACGCGAAGCGTGAGCGGCCGCCCGACGACAGGGCGGCAGACCTGTTGCCGACGGGTGTCCAGGGACTGGACACGCTGCTCGGCGGCGGGCTGCCGGTCGGCGGCTTGTACATGGTGGAAGGCGTGGGCGGTGCCGGCAAGACCGTGCTGGCGGCGCAAACCGGCTTCCGGCTGGCGGCGCAAGGGCACCAGGTGCTGTTCCTCACGCTGATCGCCGAATCGCATGGCAAGCTGCTGCGCCACCTGGCGAGCCTGAGTTTTTTCGACGCCCGCGTCGTCGGCCGTGAATTCGTGCTGCTCAACGCCTTCAACGACCTCGAGTCGGGCGGACCCGACGCCTTGCTGGCGCTCGTTGGTGCGAGTCTGAACGAGCACCGGCCGGCGCTGTTGATCCTCGACGGTTTTCGCACCGTGCGCGGCATGGTGGAGCGCGATGTGGATCTGGCCAAGTTCCTGCACCGGCTCAGCTCGTTGAGCACGGCGACCGGTTGCACCACGCTGCTGCTCACACCGGCCGCGGGCGTCGGTTCCGAAGCCGAACACACGGTGGTCGACGGCGTGCTCGAGCTGTCCCAGTTCCACCACAGCTTTCGCACGACACGCCTGCTGCAGGTGTACAAGCTGCGGGGCCGGCCGCACCTGCTGGGTCAACACGTGTTCGCCATCACGCGGCAGGGGGTCGAGGTCTATCCGCGGCTGGAAGGCCAGCGGCGCAGCGAAGTCGCGGCGGCCCCCGCCAACCCGGAACCCCTCGAGCTCGGCGCCACCCTGCTCGGGCAGATCACGCGCCAGGGCATCAGGCGCGCTTCGATCACCCACATCGTCGGCCCGCCCGGCGCGGGCAAAACCTTGATGGGCCTGGAGTTCCTGGCCGAGGGACTGCGGCGCGGAGAAAAGTGCGCGGTGCTCGGCTTCTACGAGTCGCCCGAGCGGCTGCTCGCTCGCGGTGACCGGGCCGGCATGCAGTTGAGCCAGGCCGTGGCCAGCGGCGGTTTGTCGGTACTCTGGCATGCCCCGATCGAGCTGTCGCTCGATCGCCTCGCACTCGAGTTGTTCGACGACATCACCGCACGTGGCGTGCAGCGAGTGTTCATCGACGGGCTGGACGGCCTGCTCGCCGGCGCGCCTCACCCCGAGCGAGCCCAGCCCTTCATGGCCGCGCTCACCAACGAACTGCGCATCCGTGGCGTCACGACCTGCATGACCCAGGAGCTCGCCTTCCTCGACCAGCTCGGCGGACCGGTGCGGCGCCTCTACATGTCGCCGCTCTACGAGAACATCGTCTGGATGCGCTACGACGCTGCGCGTGCGCAGATGCGGCGCCTGGTCTCGCTGCTGAAACTGCGCGAAAGCCCCTATGACCCGGTGATCTGGCAGTTTCACATCGCCGAGACCGGCTTCGTGCTCGACGGGCCGGCCGACGACCCACCCGCTGGTCCCGACGCGGCCGGCACGCCGGACGACACGGGGACGCCGGAATGA
- a CDS encoding HU family DNA-binding protein yields MNRVELIDKLAAEHELSKAAAGRVLDTFVQTIVNAVKKGDSVQLVGFGTFKQVARAARTGFNPKEGKSIKIAATKVPKFVPGSAFKAAIDPKAAARKAAKAGAAPAAGKKAAAKPAGKSAVKTAAKTAAKPTAKPVAKKAAAKKAARKA; encoded by the coding sequence ATGAACCGAGTTGAACTGATCGACAAGCTGGCCGCCGAACACGAACTGTCCAAGGCCGCTGCTGGCCGCGTGCTCGACACCTTCGTCCAAACCATCGTCAATGCCGTCAAGAAGGGCGACAGCGTGCAGCTCGTCGGCTTCGGCACCTTCAAGCAGGTGGCCCGCGCCGCGCGCACCGGCTTCAACCCGAAGGAAGGCAAGTCGATCAAGATCGCGGCCACCAAGGTGCCGAAGTTCGTGCCGGGCAGCGCCTTCAAGGCCGCCATCGACCCGAAGGCCGCTGCTCGCAAGGCCGCCAAGGCCGGCGCCGCGCCGGCTGCTGGCAAGAAGGCCGCCGCGAAGCCCGCTGGCAAGTCGGCTGTCAAGACGGCTGCCAAGACGGCAGCGAAGCCCACCGCCAAGCCGGTCGCCAAGAAGGCTGCCGCGAAGAAGGCCGCACGCAAGGCCTGA
- a CDS encoding response regulator, whose protein sequence is MSGARTILLVDDEPDIVDTVALLLSLEGYEVKKAGDGRAALQFARAGGVDLVVTDLMMPRMGGEELCRCLKHDPQTAGIPIVMSSAALGAADAASQLGCAAFLPKPARFERLLGVIRSLLGSDHDGGAGGAA, encoded by the coding sequence ATGAGCGGCGCCCGGACCATCTTGCTGGTCGACGACGAGCCGGACATCGTCGATACCGTGGCCTTGCTGCTGTCCCTGGAGGGCTATGAGGTCAAGAAGGCGGGCGACGGGCGTGCCGCCCTGCAGTTCGCCCGGGCCGGCGGCGTCGACCTGGTCGTGACCGATTTGATGATGCCCCGCATGGGTGGCGAGGAACTGTGCCGGTGCCTGAAGCACGATCCGCAGACGGCCGGCATTCCCATCGTCATGAGCAGTGCCGCGCTGGGGGCCGCCGACGCGGCGTCGCAGCTGGGGTGTGCCGCGTTCCTGCCCAAACCTGCGCGCTTCGAACGTCTGCTGGGCGTGATCCGCAGCCTGCTGGGCTCAGACCACGATGGCGGCGCCGGGGGGGCGGCTTGA